From the genome of Leguminivora glycinivorella isolate SPB_JAAS2020 chromosome Z, LegGlyc_1.1, whole genome shotgun sequence, one region includes:
- the LOC125241872 gene encoding uncharacterized protein LOC125241872, giving the protein MWLGHCLFLCAALTATAVKVDVQGSLTLGSQVAEFLADNLQDEFLDELSGRRTMTDALGELIKVVKQMRPCKNATVCTPKLEKFIIEYVTDLTTGIKTVFDGVLEDELCKVKYFEKCLKHVRKVVSSAALDTDEVHRWINVLKKISGIYLEQATSLARQGLDTAEKKEEAMHSLKQQLVFTITDLEKNYENILCKEFRLCPYQFDVTIYLQLLLNLIRTMKENNVRLFLNQFKKKFLHTAMFTDDVVMKINFEEVLREMLLNKTIDTKGIVLSIADVVQKRLAGTESTERDATLLQMILSDMDHIYVSNKDEHIEKFLDVVKTWLKSEDDVTLGDGMEAFCNSLAAHFQNHPKEIIFKLQTEAQVFLGLTAHYTPPAMR; this is encoded by the exons ATGTGGTTGGGACATTGCCTATTTTTATGTGCCG CACTCACAGCAACGGCCGTCAAAGTTGACGTCCAAGGATCGCTCACCCTCGGCTCACAGGTCGCAGAGTTCCTCGCAGACAACCTCCAAGATGAATTCCTCGACGAGTTGAGCGGCCGCAGGACCATGACTGACGCCCTCGGCGAGCTCATCAAGGTAGTCAAGCAGATGAGACCCTGCAAGAACGCCACTGTCTGCACCCCCAAACTAGAGAAGTTCATCATCGAATACGTCACCGACCTCACCACCGGCATCAAGACAGTCTTCGACGGTGTCCTCGAAGACGAACTCTGCAAAGTCAAGTATTTCGAAAAATGCCTGAAACATGTCAGAAAAGTTGTCTCCTCGGCCGCTTTAGACACTGACGAGGTACACAGGTGGATCAATGTTCTCAAAAAAATTAGCGGCATCTATCTTGAACAGGCCACATCACTTGCTAGACAAGGTTTAGACACGGCTGAGAAAAAAGAAGAAGCCATGCATTCACTTAAACAACAACTAGTTTTTACAATAACCGACCTTGAAAAGAATTATGAGAACATACTTTGCAAAGAATTCCGTCTATGCCCGTATCAGTTCGACGTTACTATATATCTTCAACTTTTACTTAATCTGATCAGAACCATGAAAGAGAATAATGTTAGGCTGTTTTTAAATCAATTCAAAAAGAAATTCCTGCATACCGCCATGTTTACTGACGATGTGGTCATGAAGATTAACTTCGAGGAGGTCCTTAGAGAGATGTTGCTGAACAAAACTATTGACACAAAAGGGATCGTGTTATCTATAGCTGATGTAGTTCAGAAGAGACTGGCAGGCACTGAGTCTACGGAAAGAGACGCAACGTTACTACAAATGATTCTGTCAGACATGGATCACATCTATGTAAGTAATAAAGATGAGCATATTGAGAAGTTCCTGGATGTTGTAAAGACTTGGTTGAAAAGCGAGGATGATGTTACACTCGGGGATGGTATGGAGGCTTTTTGCAACAGCCTGGCTGCACACTTCCAGAATCACCCGAAGGAGATAATTTTTAAATTGCAGACTGAGGCTCAGGTATTTTTAGGACTCACCGCACATTATACTCCACCTGCGATGAGATGA
- the LOC125241342 gene encoding 60S ribosomal protein L7a — protein MVQKKPKKKVGKKIAAAPLVVKKVEPKKVVNPLFEKRAKNFAIGQDIQPTRDLSRFVRWPKYIRIQRQKAVLQRRLKVPPPINQFTQTLDKTTAKGLFKILEKYRPETQAVRKERLKKAAEAKVAKKDEPLPKRPNTIRSGTNTVTKLVEKKKAQLVVIAHDVDPIELVLFLPALCRKMGVPYCIVKGKSRLGALVHRRTCTCLALTHVESGDRAAFTKAVEAIRTNFNERYEELRRHWGGGVLGNKSNARIAKLEKAKARELAQKQG, from the exons ATGGTGCAGAAGAAG CCTAAAAAGAAGGTCGGGAAGAAGATCGCGGCCGCTCCTTTGGTCGTGAAGAAGGTTGAACCCAAGAAGGTAGTCAACCCACTCTTTGAAAAGAGGGCCAAGAACTTCGCTATTG GCCAGGATATCCAGCCCACGCGCGACCTGTCCCGCTTCGTCCGCTGGCCCAAATACATCCGCATCCAGCGGCAAAAGGCGGTGCTGCAGCGCCGGCTCAAGGTGCCCCCGCCGATCAACCAGTTCACCCAGACCTTGGACAAGACCACAG CTAAGGGACTCTTCAAGATCCTGGAGAAATACAGGCCCGAGACGCAGGCCGTCCGGAAAGAACGCCTAAAGAAGGCTGCTGAGGCCAAG GTCGCCAAGAAAGACGAGCCTCTGCCCAAGAGGCCCAACACCATCCGCTCCGGCACCAACACCGTCACCAAGCTGGTGGAGAAGAAGAAGGCACAGCTCGTCGTCATCGCCCATGATGTCGACCCCATTGAG CTGGTCCTGTTCCTGCCGGCCCTGTGCCGCAAGATGGGCGTGCCTTACTGCATCGTGAAGGGCAAGTCCCGCCTCGGCGCTCTCGTGCACCGCAGGACTTGCACGTGCTTGGCGCTCACACAC GTGGAGTCGGGCGACCGCGCGGCGTTCACCAAGGCCGTCGAAGCCATCAGGACTAACTTCAACGAGCGGTACGAGGAGCTGCGCAGGCACTGGGGCGGTGGAGTGCTAGGCAACAAGTCCAACGCGCGCATCGCCAAGCTCGAGAAGGCTAAGGCGCGAGAGCTGGCGCAGAAGCAGGGTTGA